The following proteins come from a genomic window of Aquimarina sp. MAR_2010_214:
- a CDS encoding type II secretion system protein: MKIVVQLVLWVIIGVLGYLVYNSVNGPVKFNKIKQARYAKAVENLRDIRTAQLAYRSVTGKFTKDPVKLVAFIDTAKFTLTQRRDSSFIRFNKILKIDEPRDTVIVDTLGYASVKDSLFKSGNHKNMIKIPIKGVESNFEMDAGYINKNDLRIPVFEAKVAKDVLLYDLDKDLLFQEKEVRSVDEVNGAFLSVGSMTEVMTSGNWPRTYGANDQ, encoded by the coding sequence ATGAAAATTGTTGTTCAATTAGTTCTGTGGGTTATTATAGGGGTTTTGGGATACTTAGTATACAATTCTGTTAATGGCCCTGTAAAGTTCAATAAAATAAAGCAAGCTAGATATGCAAAAGCTGTTGAAAATTTAAGAGATATTCGTACAGCCCAATTAGCATACAGATCAGTAACTGGAAAATTCACCAAAGACCCTGTTAAATTAGTTGCTTTTATAGATACTGCTAAATTTACATTAACCCAAAGAAGAGATTCTAGTTTTATTAGATTTAATAAGATATTAAAAATTGATGAGCCGAGAGATACAGTAATTGTTGACACACTTGGTTATGCTTCTGTAAAAGATTCTTTATTCAAATCAGGCAATCATAAGAATATGATAAAAATACCTATCAAAGGTGTTGAATCTAATTTTGAAATGGATGCTGGTTATATCAACAAAAATGATCTAAGAATTCCGGTTTTTGAAGCTAAAGTAGCTAAAGATGTACTTCTATATGACCTAGATAAAGATCTTTTATTTCAAGAAAAAGAAGTACGATCTGTGGATGAAGTTAATGGAGCATTTCTTTCTGTAGGATCAATGACTGAAGTAATGACTTCTGGTAACTGGCCAAGAACTTATGGTGCAAACGATCAATAA
- a CDS encoding ATP-dependent RecD-like DNA helicase, which yields MKEKEFYELLKEDFPFEPTIKQDIVLQKLSYFVLSGAKDSLFLLKGYAGTGKTTLIGSLVKNLWKAKLNAVLLAPTGRAAKVISNFSGKQAQTIHRNIYYPKKTKSGGLAFQLKQNKSRNTVFIVDEASMIPDTPSDSKLFENGSLLDDLMMYVYSGHNCKILFIGDTAQLPPVKLEVSPALDPNNLAMGFNKEVTQIELDEVVRQAENSGILMNATRLREIINDGFYDSFQFQVSGYPDIVRFFDGHEIMDALNEAYSSVGHEESVIILRSNKRANIYNQQIRSRILFQEEELSPGDYLMVVKNNYFWLDNKSEAGFIANGDIIKVLEIFSIKELYGFRFAIVNVNMVDYPNQKPFETVLLLDTLTSETPSLSYEESNKLYQEVLKDFEDEKSKYKRFMGVKNNKFFNSLQVKFSYAITCHKSQGGQWDNVFIEQPYLPDGINKDYLRWLYTAVTRAKKKLYLIGFKDDFFIEN from the coding sequence ATGAAGGAAAAAGAATTTTATGAATTATTAAAAGAAGACTTTCCTTTTGAACCTACTATAAAACAAGATATTGTCTTACAAAAACTATCTTATTTTGTGTTGTCAGGGGCAAAAGATTCACTTTTTTTATTAAAAGGATATGCAGGTACAGGAAAAACTACTTTGATAGGATCTTTGGTTAAAAATTTGTGGAAAGCAAAATTAAATGCTGTTTTACTTGCTCCGACAGGTCGTGCAGCTAAAGTGATTAGTAATTTTTCAGGAAAACAGGCTCAAACCATTCACAGAAATATTTATTACCCCAAAAAGACTAAAAGTGGTGGATTAGCTTTTCAGCTAAAACAAAATAAAAGTCGCAATACTGTTTTTATTGTAGATGAAGCTTCTATGATACCAGATACTCCTAGTGATAGTAAACTATTCGAAAATGGGTCTTTACTAGATGATCTAATGATGTATGTGTATTCTGGACATAATTGCAAAATTCTTTTTATTGGCGATACAGCGCAATTACCACCTGTAAAACTTGAAGTAAGCCCAGCACTTGATCCTAATAATCTTGCAATGGGATTTAATAAAGAGGTTACCCAGATAGAGCTAGACGAAGTAGTACGGCAAGCAGAAAACAGTGGTATATTAATGAACGCTACTCGACTAAGAGAAATTATTAATGATGGTTTTTATGATTCTTTTCAGTTTCAGGTATCAGGATATCCGGATATAGTTAGGTTTTTTGATGGGCATGAGATTATGGATGCATTAAATGAAGCATATTCTAGTGTAGGGCATGAAGAATCTGTGATTATACTCCGTTCTAATAAAAGGGCTAATATTTATAATCAACAGATTCGTTCGAGGATACTTTTTCAAGAAGAAGAGTTATCACCAGGTGATTATTTGATGGTGGTTAAGAATAATTATTTTTGGTTGGATAATAAAAGTGAAGCTGGTTTTATTGCTAATGGAGACATAATTAAGGTCTTAGAGATTTTTTCTATAAAAGAATTGTATGGATTTCGTTTTGCAATAGTTAATGTGAATATGGTTGATTATCCAAACCAAAAACCTTTTGAGACCGTTTTGTTGTTAGATACGTTAACATCAGAAACTCCATCTTTATCATATGAAGAATCAAATAAATTGTATCAAGAAGTATTAAAAGATTTTGAAGATGAGAAATCTAAGTACAAACGATTTATGGGAGTAAAGAATAATAAATTTTTTAATAGCTTACAGGTTAAATTCTCTTATGCTATTACATGTCATAAATCACAAGGAGGGCAATGGGATAATGTCTTTATAGAACAGCCTTATCTTCCAGATGGGATTAACAAGGACTATTTAAGATGGTTGTATACGGCAGTTACCAGAGCTAAGAAAAAATTATATTTAATTGGGTTTAAGGATGATTTTTTTATTGAAAACTAA